The following DNA comes from Phytohabitans rumicis.
CGTACGACCGGCTGCGCGGGGCGCTGGCCGACACGCTCGGCACCGACCCGTCGCCGGAGCTGGCCGCGCTGCACGTGGCGCTGCTGCGCGAGCCCAACCCGGCACCGGCCCTCAGCAACCTGCCCGCGGCGCTGACCAGCTTCGTCGGCCGGGAGGACGAGGTGACCCGGGTCACCAAGGTCGCGGCCGAGTCGCGGCTGACCACGCTGACCGGGCCGGGCGGGGCGGGCAAGACCCGGCTGGCCATGGAGTCCGCCCGGGCCATGCTCGACCAGGCGCCCGACGGGGTGTGGCTGGTGGAGTTCGCTCCGGTGACCGACGCCTCCGAGCTGGCCTCGGTGGTGCTGTCCGCGCTCGGGCTGCGGGAGCAGTCCCTGGTCGGCCGGGCCCCGGCGGAGCCCACCGATCCGCTCACCCGGCTGCACGGCGCGCTCGGCCGGCGGCGGGCCCTGCTCGTCCTGGACAACTGCGAGCACCTGGTCGGCGCGGCGGCCACGCTGGCGGAGGGCCTGCTCGTCCGGTGCCCCCAGTTGCGGGTGCTGGCCACCAGCCGGGAGCCGCTCGGCATCACCGGCGAGGTCCTCTTTCCGGTCGAGCCGCTCGCGCTGCCGCCCGCCGGTACCGCCGCCGACCAGTCCCTCGGGTACGCCGCCATCCGCCTCTTCGCCGACCGCGCGGTCGCCGCCCGACCGGGGTTCGTGGTCACCGACCCGGTGCTGCGGATCTGCGAGTCGCTGGACGGCATGCCGCTGGCCATCGAGCTGGCCGCCGCGCGGCTGCGGGCGCTGACCCCGGACCAGATCGCCGTACGCCTCGGCGACCGGTTCCGGCTGCTGACCGGCGGCAGCCGCACCGCCCTGCCCCGGCACCAGACGCTGCGCGCCGTCATCGACTGGAGCTGGGAGCTGCTCGACGAGGCCGAGCGCGCGCTGTGGCGGCGGCTCGCGGTCTTCGCCGGCGGCGCGACCCTCGACGCCGTCGAGGAGGTGTGCGAGGGCGACCTGGACCTGCTCGCCGCGCTCGTCGACAAGTCGCTCGTCGTGGCGGACGCCGACGGCCGGTACCGGATGCTGGAGACCATCAAGGCGTACGGCCTGGAGCGGCTCGCCGAGGCCGGCGAGACCGACCGGGTACGCCAGGCGCACGCCCGGTACTTCCTGCGGCTGGCCCGGCAGGCCGACCGCCGGCTGCGCTCCCGCGAGCAGCTGGAGTGGATCGCCCGCCTCCACGCCGACCACGACAACCTGCACGCCGCGATGCGCTGGGCGATCGCGGCCGGCGACGCGCGGCTGGCGGTGCGGTTCGCCGTCGCGCTGGGCTGGTACTGGTGGCTGTGTGGCCGCCGGGCCGAGGGCGCGGAACTGGCCGAGGAGGCGATGGCGCTGCCCGGGGACGTGCCCCGGGCGCTGCTGGCCGGCGCGGCGTCGGTGGCGGCGCTCAACGTGGTCGCCGGCCTCTTCCAGCTCGAACGCGGCCAGGAGCTGCTGCGCCGCGCCGCCGAACTGGCGGTGGGCCGGGAGAGCCGGCACCCCGTGCTCGCCATCATCGGGCCGGTCTCCGATCTCTTCCAGAGCCCACCCAACATCGACGCGGCGCTATCCGGGCTGGCCAGCTGCTTCACCCACCCGTCCGGGTGGGTGCGTGGCGTGGCCCGGATGTCGTACGGCCACGCCGAGGCCAACGCCGGCCGGGCGGGGCTGGTGTCGGCGGAGAACTTCGGCGCCGCGCTGGCCGAATTCCGCGAGGTGGGCGACCGGTGGGGCATCTCGACCACGCTGTCCGGGCTGGCCGAGCTGACCGCCCGGCGGGGTGACCACGACCAGTCGGCGGCGCACTTCGAGGA
Coding sequences within:
- a CDS encoding BTAD domain-containing putative transcriptional regulator; protein product: MRIALLGPLEVRADSGAPIELGGARLRTLLIRLALDPGRVVTTGALVDALWGAEPPAGAANALQALVSRLRRALPDGVIESHPAGYRLAVPAEAVDARRFEREVAAGRGALAADPAGAAATLAGALALWRGPAFADVADAPFALAPAAHLAELRLAATEDRVEAALALGDGAALVPELEALALAHPLRERLAGLLIRALRAADRPAEALAAYDRLRGALADTLGTDPSPELAALHVALLREPNPAPALSNLPAALTSFVGREDEVTRVTKVAAESRLTTLTGPGGAGKTRLAMESARAMLDQAPDGVWLVEFAPVTDASELASVVLSALGLREQSLVGRAPAEPTDPLTRLHGALGRRRALLVLDNCEHLVGAAATLAEGLLVRCPQLRVLATSREPLGITGEVLFPVEPLALPPAGTAADQSLGYAAIRLFADRAVAARPGFVVTDPVLRICESLDGMPLAIELAAARLRALTPDQIAVRLGDRFRLLTGGSRTALPRHQTLRAVIDWSWELLDEAERALWRRLAVFAGGATLDAVEEVCEGDLDLLAALVDKSLVVADADGRYRMLETIKAYGLERLAEAGETDRVRQAHARYFLRLARQADRRLRSREQLEWIARLHADHDNLHAAMRWAIAAGDARLAVRFAVALGWYWWLCGRRAEGAELAEEAMALPGDVPRALLAGAASVAALNVVAGLFQLERGQELLRRAAELAVGRESRHPVLAIIGPVSDLFQSPPNIDAALSGLASCFTHPSGWVRGVARMSYGHAEANAGRAGLVSAENFGAALAEFREVGDRWGISTTLSGLAELTARRGDHDQSAAHFEEALANLLPLGAAEDVPELQSRYAYELWMVGDRERAVAVLDEARRTAERVGTDEGRASVAYHHGEVLRAMGELREARAELAVADKVISTFNSSPQWAALIYTAIGHIDMAEGDLAAARARLDRALDLAVSSRDAPAIGQVVVGWADLALHGGQTAAAARLLGVASALRGGPDHTRRDADRIEAAARERLGDERFAEAFTDRPAVTDDTVREIVAVTLDA